The following are from one region of the Alkalimarinus sediminis genome:
- a CDS encoding GGDEF domain-containing protein translates to MTTKKKADTVDFTKARLVSTYNELSKHLADSDDIISRLTRRLQTTLDIKHIINMFVEEVGKLISFDQFEYSCEKAGNYITSEKRAAHSCSYKLKLQNDNLGEVSFTRSKKFKEEELAILERLMGTLVFPLKNALMYKQALDASLQDALTGCGNKRALDAALSREAEISKRHNHPLSIVTIDIDHFKNINDQYGHAAGDDILKQLVDCMSNSARKSDLCFRSGGEEFVVLLNKTNEVGARIIAERLRLAVTKTRFVHSDKIIPVTISLGTATFRNNETVESLMERSDKALYKAKNGGRNRVVSAEVRERKEPSTSTATATATATASTSTKQQSA, encoded by the coding sequence ATGACCACAAAGAAAAAAGCGGACACCGTTGATTTTACAAAGGCACGATTGGTTTCCACCTATAACGAGCTATCAAAACACCTAGCTGACAGCGATGACATTATTTCTCGCTTAACACGCCGCCTACAGACAACACTCGATATTAAACACATCATTAATATGTTTGTCGAAGAAGTGGGCAAACTCATTAGTTTTGACCAGTTCGAATACAGCTGTGAAAAAGCTGGCAACTACATTACATCCGAAAAACGGGCCGCTCACTCATGCAGCTACAAACTAAAACTTCAGAATGACAATTTAGGTGAAGTCAGCTTTACACGCTCTAAAAAGTTTAAAGAAGAAGAGCTCGCTATTTTGGAAAGACTGATGGGGACATTAGTATTTCCACTCAAGAATGCTCTCATGTATAAGCAAGCACTGGACGCCTCACTACAAGATGCGCTCACAGGCTGCGGGAACAAGCGAGCTCTGGATGCGGCACTGAGTCGCGAGGCAGAGATATCAAAACGACACAACCACCCTCTATCTATCGTCACTATTGATATCGACCACTTCAAAAATATCAATGACCAATACGGACATGCAGCAGGTGATGATATTTTAAAACAGCTTGTTGACTGCATGAGTAACTCTGCAAGAAAGAGCGACTTGTGCTTTAGAAGTGGCGGCGAAGAGTTTGTCGTGTTACTCAACAAAACCAATGAGGTAGGTGCTCGAATTATTGCCGAGAGATTAAGGCTAGCGGTTACTAAAACTCGTTTTGTTCATAGTGATAAGATCATACCTGTCACCATTAGCTTAGGCACCGCCACATTCAGGAATAATGAAACCGTTGAATCCTTAATGGAAAGGTCTGACAAAGCACTCTATAAAGCCAAAAACGGCGGCCGTAACAGAGTTGTCTCGGCTGAAGTTCGAGAGAGAAAAGAGCCTTCAACTTCAACTGCAACTGCAACTGCAACTGCAACTGCAAGTACAAGTACAAAACAGCAATCAGCATAA
- a CDS encoding GntR family transcriptional regulator, which translates to MRFQAPESLSEQIAQHIGHKIITAQLKPKERIQELKVAKELDVSRGSVREALLILERRHLVNIYPRKGAVVSELSAHHINCLYDIYISLLSMLVTTFAILWKEGDLDEMMGQITKINKLTSSPEKPVDEIVDTGFTLMSMIYPIVNNSYLEETLENFKPGVSRTYYLAMKPRQEQLDKTKQFFNQLVSAVLKRDQPAIEQIVTEYGELQRSLALQELKASGFETESYSR; encoded by the coding sequence ATGAGATTTCAGGCACCAGAAAGTCTTTCTGAGCAAATCGCTCAGCATATTGGCCATAAAATTATTACGGCACAATTAAAACCCAAAGAGCGAATTCAAGAGCTTAAGGTCGCAAAAGAGCTTGATGTAAGCCGCGGCTCTGTGCGCGAAGCGCTGTTAATCCTAGAGCGTCGTCACTTGGTTAATATCTATCCGAGAAAAGGCGCTGTCGTATCAGAGCTTTCTGCTCACCATATTAACTGCTTGTATGATATCTATATTAGCTTACTGTCGATGCTTGTCACCACCTTTGCTATTCTCTGGAAAGAGGGCGATTTAGATGAAATGATGGGGCAGATTACTAAAATTAATAAGCTAACCTCTTCACCTGAAAAACCGGTAGATGAAATCGTAGACACAGGCTTTACGCTGATGAGTATGATTTACCCCATCGTTAACAACTCATACCTAGAAGAAACACTCGAGAACTTTAAACCAGGCGTTAGCAGAACCTACTATCTAGCCATGAAGCCGAGACAAGAACAGTTAGATAAAACTAAACAATTCTTCAATCAATTGGTGAGTGCAGTACTGAAAAGGGATCAACCAGCTATCGAGCAGATAGTCACTGAATATGGCGAGCTGCAACGTTCATTGGCTTTACAAGAACTTAAAGCCTCGGGTTTTGAAACAGAGTCGTATTCTAGATAA